In Microtus ochrogaster isolate Prairie Vole_2 chromosome 4, MicOch1.0, whole genome shotgun sequence, one genomic interval encodes:
- the Mc1r gene encoding melanocyte-stimulating hormone receptor: MPTQGPQKRLLGSLNSTSTATPHLGLATNQTGPWCLQVSIPDGLFLSLGLVSLVENVLVVIAITKNRNLHSPMYCFICCLALSDLMVGISIVLETAIILLLEAGALVTRAALVQQLDNVMDVLICGSMVSSLCFLGVIAIDRYISIFYALRYHSIVTLPRARRAIVGIWVASVSFSTLFITYYNHTAILICLVTFFLAMLALMAILYVHMLTRACQHAQGIARLHKRQRSARQGFCLKGAATLTILLGIFFLCWGPFFLHLLLIVLCPQHPTCSCVFKNFNLFLVLIIFSSIVDPLIYAFRSQELRMTLREVLLCSW, encoded by the coding sequence ATGCCCACTCAGGGACCCCAGAAGAGGCTTCTGGGTTCTCTCAACTCCACCTCCACAGCCACCCCTCACCTTGGACTGGCCACCAACCAGACAGGGCCTTGGTGCCTCCAGGTGTCTATCCCAGATGGCCTCTTTCTCAGCCTGGGGCTGGTGAGTCTGGTGGAGAACGTGCTGGTCGTGATAGCCATCACCAAAAACCGCAACCTGCACTCACCCATGTATTGCTTCATTTGCTGTCTGGCCCTGTCTGACCTGATGGTGGGTATAAGCATCGTGCTGGAGACTGCTATCATTCTGCTCCTGGAGGCGGGGGCCCTGGTGACCCGGGCTGCCTTGGTACAGCAGCTGGACAATGTCATGGATGTGCTCAtctgtggctccatggtgtccaGCCTGTGCTTCCTTGGTGTCATCGCCATAGACCGCTACATCTCCATCTTCTATGCCCTGCGTTACCACAGCATTGTGACACTGCCCCGGGCACGACGGGCCATCGTGGGCATCTGGGTGGCCAGCGTTTCCTTCAGCACTCTCTTTATCACCTACTACAATCACACAGCCATCCTCATCTGCCTTGTCACTTTCTTCCTCGCAATGCTGGCACTCATGGCCATTCTGTATGTCCACATGCTCACTCGAGCATGCCAGCATGCACAGGGGATCGCCCGGCTCCACAAGAGGCAGCGCTCCGCCCGCCAAGGCTTCTGCCTTAAGGGTGCTGCCACCCTCACTATCCTTCTGGGAATTTTCTTCCTATGCTGGGGCCCCTTCTTCCTGCATCTCTTACTCATCGTCCTCTGCCCTCAGCACCCCACCTGCAGCTGCGTCTTTAAGAACTTCAACCTCTTCCTCGTCCTCATCATCTTCAGCTCCATCGTTGACCCCCTCATCTATGCTTTTCGCAGTCAGGAGCTCCGCATGACACTCAGGGAGGTGCTGCTGTGCTCATGGTGA
- the Tubb3 gene encoding tubulin beta-3 chain: MREIVHIQAGQCGNQIGAKFWEVISDEHGIDPSGNYVGDSDLQLERISVYYNEASSHKYVPRAILVDLEPGTMDSVRSGAFGHLFRPDNFIFGQSGAGNNWAKGHYTEGAELVDSVLDVVRKECENCDCLQGFQLTHSLGGGTGSGMGTLLISKVREEYPDRIMNTFSVVPSPKVSDTVVEPYNATLSIHQLVENTDETYCIDNEALYDICFRTLKLATPTYGDLNHLVSATMSGVTTSLRFPGQLNADLRKLAVNMVPFPRLHFFMPGFAPLTARGSQQYRALTVPELTQQMFDAKNMMAACDPRHGRYLTVATVFRGRMSMKEVDEQMLAIQSKNSSYFVEWIPNNVKVAVCDIPPRGLKMSSTFIGNSTAIQELFKRISEQFTAMFRRKAFLHWYTGEGMDEMEFTEAESNMNDLVSEYQQYQDATAEEEGEMYEDDDEESEAQGPK, from the exons ATGAGGGAGATCGTGCACATCCAGGCCGGCCAGTGCGGCAACCAGATAGGGGCCAAG TTCTGGGAGGTCATCAGTGATGAGCATGGCATAGACCCCAGTGGCAACTACGTGGGGGACTCTGACCTGCAGCTAGAGCGCATCAGTGTGTACTACAATGAGGCCTCCT CTCACAAGTATGTGCCCAGAGCCATTCTGGTGGACCTGGAACCTGGAACCATGGACAGTGTGCGGTCTGGAGCCTTTGGGCACTTATTCAGGCCTGACAACTTTATCTTTG gtCAGAGTGGCGCTGGCAACAACTGGGCCAAAGGGCACTATACTGAGGGCGCAGAGTTGGTGGACTCAGTCCTGGATGTCGTGCGGAAGGAGTGTGAAAACTGCGACTGCCTGCAGGGCTTCCAGCTGACACACTCGCTGGGCGGGGGCACAGGCTCAGGCATGGGCACACTGCTCATCAGCAAGGTGCGTGAGGAGTACCCTGACCGCATCATGAACACCTTCAGCGTGGTACCCTCGCCCAAAGTGTCGGACACTGTGGTGGAGCCCTACAACGCCACCCTGTCCATCCACCAGCTGGTGGAGAACACGGATGAAACCTACTGTATCGACAATGAGGCCCTCTACGACATCTGCTTTCGCACCCTCAAGTTGGCCACACCCACCTATGGGGACCTCAACCACCTTGTGTCTGCTACCATGAGTGGAGTCACTACCTCCCTGCGATTCCCGGGCCAGCTCAATGCTGACCTCCGCAAGCTGGCTGTCAACATGGTGCCCTTTCCCCGCCTGCACTTCTTCATGCCTGGCTTCGCCCCACTCACAGCCCGGGGCAGCCAGCAATACCGCGCCCTGACCGTACCTGAGCTCACCCAGCAGATGTTTGATGCCAAGAATATGATGGCTGCCTGTGACCCACGCCACGGCCGATACCTGACAGTGGCCACTGTCTTCCGTGGGCGCATGTCCATGAAGGAGGTGGATGAGCAGATGCTGGCCATCCAGAGTAAGAACAGCAGCTACTTCGTGGAGTGGATCCCCAACAACGTCAAGGTAGCTGTGTGCGATATCCCACCCCGCGGGCTCAAGATGTCATCCACCTTCATCGGCAACAGCACGGCCATCCAGGAGCTCTTCAAGCGCATCTCGGAGCAGTTCACAGCCATGTTCCGGCGCAAGGCCTTCCTGCACTGGTACACGGGCGAGGGCATGGATGAGATGGAGTTCACCGAGGCCGAGAGCAACATGAACGACCTGGTATCTGAGTACCAGCAGTACCAGGATGCCACAGCTGAGGAGGAGGGTGAAATGTATGAAGATGATGACGAGGAATCCGAAGCCCAGGGGCCCAAGTGA